In Microbacterium binotii, one DNA window encodes the following:
- a CDS encoding UBP-type zinc finger domain-containing protein — protein MNDSTQIRADVPPSGTGCVECEQTGSWWLHLRRCAACGHVGCCDDSLGKHATAHWRATGHRIIQSFEPGEEWFWDYESETMATGPELAPAHSHPMSQPAPGPADRVPADWQSLLRD, from the coding sequence ATGAACGATTCGACTCAGATCAGAGCTGATGTGCCGCCCAGCGGCACGGGATGTGTCGAGTGCGAGCAGACGGGCAGCTGGTGGCTGCATCTGCGCCGTTGCGCCGCCTGCGGCCACGTGGGGTGCTGTGACGATTCTCTCGGCAAGCACGCCACGGCGCACTGGCGCGCCACCGGGCATCGCATCATCCAGAGCTTCGAGCCTGGCGAGGAGTGGTTCTGGGACTACGAATCCGAGACGATGGCGACCGGTCCCGAGCTCGCGCCCGCCCATTCCCATCCCATGTCGCAGCCCGCGCCCGGCCCCGCCGATCGGGTACCCGCCGACTGGCAGTCGCTGCTGCGGGACTGA